One Coffea eugenioides isolate CCC68of chromosome 2, Ceug_1.0, whole genome shotgun sequence genomic window, CATTAACAAGAGAggtctttttgtttttcttttcttcaaattgagAACCTTCAATAACGGAAGCAAGCTGCAAAATTTGTGGTTCCTCTCTTTATCACCCCCACAAAGATAGTAGGCTTTGCTACAGTAAAGGATGAAACCTGTGTTCTTTGTCTACATCCCAAGCTTTGCATAAAGAAAACAccccaagaaaacaaaacaaaaaaaaaaatgaacaagtaTTGATCCACCAACTAATGTACAATTGACTGCCAAAACTATTAATAACAGAATCCCCCCTCGAAGCAAGATTCACAATGGGAGGCAAATGAAGTTTTACAGGGTCGGTATAGAACAAAATTATGCCACAGAGAAACGAAGATCAACAGATGTACCCACCAACTTTCACCACCTCTGGTTAGACTTCATTCCTACTATACATCCCAACCATCCTTCCGCCGGCTAAATTCTGACTTGCGGTCGGTCAAACTCCCGTACATCTTTGCAAATATTCGCAGGCAATTGCTTCGAACATGATAATGAGCATTCGTATTCCGGCTAATAGCTACaccagaaaattttgatgtaTCAATAGCCCATGCAGGTCTTACATACTCGACTGTCTGGGAAGAGCTTGCATTTGCATAAAGGTAATTCAGCAACACATCCTCACAGTTAAAATACTTCTGAACCACCTGTCTTCCAGCCATTGCTTCCTTGCTCCAGTATCTCTCAAAGGCCATCCGGCCGTCCATGAAAGCTGCCCCAGTTAGAATCATATTGTAGCCATTGTGTCTGCGAGCATGCTTCTCTGCTCTGTATTTCAGGGGACTCCCATTCACGAGCCGGGGGTAGAACCCCACAATCCTATCAGGATGCTCACGCCATACCTTGAAACCCCGTTCTATATCATCACAAGTCATCATAATGTCATCGTCAAGTTCCAGTACAGCTCgagtttttatttttggatCCATCTTGAATCGATTATTTAACGAGTTCTCTTCCTCCTCTCTTATCCTTACTGGTACTGCCGAGTCAAATTCACTCAATTCTGGACGTTTGCCTTTGTTCCAGACCACCACAATTTCACGCACAGATGAACACCTGGAGTAATGCTTTATGTACATTTTCAAATTCCAGAGGCGAGCATCATAGGTCATTGTTAATAAAGTAAATTGAGAATAATGATCATTTAACGGGTAAGGCTCCTGTGCACCACTGCCTCCATATATGTATCCAACCCCCAGGCACATTAGGGCCATTGATGCCATGATTGTCAATATTATAACCAATCTCCCGGTACAAGTATTCAGATTTACTTTGGCACGAAGAATTGAGCTCGCTCTGTTTAAACGGCTGCAAAACAGTCTCAGTTTGGAGGATAACAGATTCGGCTTCTCCCACGACAAGAGAGCATCGCTTCTCTTCCCCATATTGTGAGGGCACCAACTTAGGGGTACTAGGCATTTCACAGCCCCTAGAAGCAATCCAACCAATATAACAAGTGCAGCAACAGCCATGACTGAGGCACAGCCTAGAACAAACCTGCGATTTGTATCTCCAGAGGGCACTCTGTCCCCATCCAGCACCCCAACCCACTCCCCAGAACTTAGCTGCTGAACATCAAGATGATGGTTGCGGAGGCCATTCCAGGCATTTCGTCCCTTGGTTGGTTCTTCAGTGCCCAAAGAGACCTCAACTTCTTTGAACTCATCTGTAGTGAGAATTTCCACTCTAAAGACACGAATTCGCCGCCCGTATGTTTCACCACAGTCTTGACCAATTCGATAAAGGTTTCCATCATGTACAAAGGGCCTGCCTCCATTTCGAGCTCCCATGCTCTTGTCTGTGTTATATATAGGGTTCTTTTTGTGTGGTCTCCAAGGACCAAGAGGAGAAGTACTGTACCAAATCTCCAGCTGTCCATTCTTCTTGGTCCCAATACCACTGTGGTCTGAACCAAACAGCCAGTACTTTCCACCATGAGGAATGATAAAGGAATCAACCATAGGCTTTTTCATAATGACCTTGTCAAATGTCCATTCCACTGGAAAGTTCACAGCTCGATAAAGCCGCAGATCCCCATTTGCACTTCCCTCAGGCATCATATATATCTGCTCCAAAAGAGAAGAGATAAAATTTCCTCAGCTTGAACCACTTCAGAGGCTTTCAGTAACCACAATGAAAAGGCAAGACATGATGTCTATATCAGCAATCAAAGACGATACTATTTATTCATTGCGTTCAAGTTACAGATTTGGGTTCATTATTCTCAAAACTCTACTCTTCTATATTCTAATCTGCTAATTAAGGTCAAAATTTTCATAAAAGTGATGCATGCTTGCAGATCCACATATCATATTCACAGTTTACAGAAAAAAAGGCTGTGAGAGAAAGAGGTCTTACATGGCCATTGTAGTCAAAGACATAGGGATAAGAGAGATGCCAATCTTCATCCAAGGCGATGCCCAACTGCTGCCACGTAGCTCCCTTATCAACACTTCTTGCAACTCCGATGTCTCCTTGCATGGTGATTGAGTTCTTTGTTTCGAAAAACAGGTAAAGCACATCCCCCTGGATTTCATCATCAAAAGTTCAGAATTCAAGGTATGAAGAGTGTAATTACATGAATTACAAAAGTTACTGAACCAATATAGCCAGTTTGGAAATCTCCAAAGTCCTGTGCCATATTCATTGTGAATTACCATACTAAAAGGCAAAATAACCTTTCTTggtaaacagaaaaatcacaagACTCTACTGTTATGATTTGTGAAAGACATTGGTCTTGTTCTCAACTGCTTCTGATTGTGTAAAAGCTGATTTTAGAAAATCAGAATAAAAAAGCACCAAAATAGATGCTTTTGAGTTTCAGCTTTTTCaggctaaaaaaataaaaaaatcagaatttgagAACACAACAAAATAACTTGCTTAGAATCAGAATCTAAAATCAGATCTTGAAAATCAGTTGAGAACAAGGCCATTATTCCTTTGATGGCATGCATCCCGAATAAAGAAACTAGCACATTTCCAATCAAATTATAAACATATCACTCTGAAGTCTAAACCAAGTGTTAACTGTATGCACACTCTGCATCTGGCAAAGCACAAGAAAAGATGAAAAAGATGCACTAGGTCATACTCCACGGATGCTTTTAAATCACAATCAAAGTTCCTTGCAAGTTTTACATTTTAAAAGCTGATAAGACTCCATAAACAAACAAGTCAAGCACTCCCGAAATATAGCAAGAACTAAAGAACCAGCTAGACCAAACATGTTATTGCTTATCAAACACAAGGGACAACTAAAGCTGTTTTCTGTTGACACCCAAAAATAAATAGTGTGTAatacacacacactctctctctctaaagAAATCAGCACGATTAACGTACACTGTTAGTGACTTGTATTATAACTACTATAATTTTCTTCAACTCATTGACACCTAACATAAAAAGCTTGAAGTTATTTTGCAGAGCGAGGGAAAGATTAGGAATAACAAGACAAAGGaattatcaaaagaaaaataaataaataaaataagctAGATCGGCCTAAGAGAAGAAACATATTCATTGGCTTGATATGCACCTAATAGCCATTCAGAATTTAGTACCTGCTGAATGAACCAGAAGTAAAGTGCAATATCTATGGCAGGAAATTCCTACATTACCAAAATATAATCTTCTAAATCTATCATCATTTTTCGAAAACAAAGAGTGTCATGCACCACTGAAAGTACACTTGAACTGGACTTGGTACTACCATCTTACAATCACTTGAAAGTATAAACTCTTTTAATCACAAAATTCTCAAATAGTAAACCTAAGAAGGTAGAATCATGTGAAACATTCAGCTAAATGCCATCTTGACTTTGGAGCAATGGAGTTCCATTTAAAACTCCATGCATCATTAAAGGACGTCATCAAGACTTGCTGACCTCCATTCTCTATCCTGTATTTCCTTGTGGCACTTGCAGCTTGAAACCACTTACTAATACTTCAATTTGACCAGTTTTTCCCTGTGTAAGACAACAATCATCTATAACAATTCCAAGCCTTAGAAAACCAGTACCAGTTCTATATCCTTACCTATTATATCAGTATCACAATTGTGTACTCACATAAATTCTAAGTGCCACCCTTGTGTTACTATCTAGCATATCAGGGCCAACCTAGTAGTGCATTGAAGCTGCTTGAACATCAAAATCTCGCACATTGGTAACCTCTATATCCTTACCTCACATTGGTAACCTCTATATCCTTAGAAAACCAGTACCAGTTCTATATCCTTACCTCTTATATCAGTATCAGAATTGTGTGCTCACATAAATTCTAAGTGCCACCCTTCTGTTACCATCTAGCATATCAGGGCCAACCTAGTAGTGCATTGAAGCTGCTTGAACTTCGAAATCTCGCACATTGTGTACTCTATTTTGGTTCATATTCAATTTATTGCTTTACGACAACGTTGTTGACTAGAATCCCAAATTTCTCATGGTATGACAACTCCACTCTTTTTCGCCATAACTTACTTGTGACaaaatttttcaatcattttataCTTAACTCTAAGCAAAGCACCAATTTTACAGCTACAACCAGCCACAAGATTCAGTTGTTCTCCTCTTGTTGCCATGAGTTCATCATATTTTGAAAGCCAcatatcttccatttttttccCCAAGTGTATGAGCAGCAATAAGATTATTCGGTATGAGAGCTTTCAGAGCAAACAATTATGAAATTGCCCTAATAAGCCTTttacatacaaaagttttcacataaaaaataaatcaaaaaattcttCTGCTTTTTCCCCATCTTCAACCCACTTGCCCTAATTTAAATTTGTCTCCCCTCTCATCCGCTGGATAGCTTTCTCCAAAAACCGGATACAATTGTTTGATCCCTTGACCCCATCCGCCAAAAGAAAGTAGTGATAACCCAGGCCAAAGTATATGACAAAGCAACTGACAGGGATTATTTAGCTCAACCTGGGGTGACAATTCCACTACATGACATCAACAGCCAAAGATGATGACCATTATATAAGCCACCACAAACGCTATCCCCCACATTCCTTATCAATGCCACTGTTCATGCTTACTGTCATATATATTATGTCACAACTGTACAGTGATTTAACAGTTAAAAATCCACAATATCACAACACCAATTTATACACAGTGTAAACAGACTTCTGGAAAGGTACAAACCATTGCGCTTAAACTAACACGGCCAGAATGCCAAAAAATTCACCTGAACATAAAGAAATGGATCGGCCACAAAGTTACTGGGGAATCCAGCCTCAGAAGCTGATGCACAAGTAACCACCGGGTTTGCAACCGGCCATGCTGCACTCTTATCCCTCCATATATTCATCTGCAATCCCATTTTCACAataaaaaatcaacaaaaaggACAAATCCAAgggaaaatatcaaaaaaaaaagagaaattcaAGAAAAGGGGAAACACCACATACACAAGGAATGATGAAATCAACTACCTATCAGTATCTCTCCATTTTAAAGCaccaaaataaaagtaaaaaccCAGAAAAAATCCAAATACAAAACCATCAAGAATGATAATTTTAGTGATCAAGTCAACAACTTTCTTcgaaattgagaaaaaatatacAAGATTAACAAGGGCCcacaaaaacccagaaaatttcTGAACATAAAATCCAGCAGGAATGACAAATTTTTGTTATTCCTTTTTTAAAGGAACCACCTTTCTCAGAAATTAAGAAGAATTTACGAAACAAGCAAGGGCCCACAAACAGCCAGAACCAAAAACCCaaggaaagcaaaaaaaaagaaaaagaaaaaccaatgGTTGGAGagaggaaaagggagaaaaggaaaaaaaaaatagcttaCATCTTCGATGGGTTTGAGGGAAAAAGGCGAGTCACCGTAAAACACACCGATAGACCATGAACCTTCACCGTCCTCTTGACAGCCTAAAGTGGAGAGAGTAGTACGGACATTTGGGGTCAGCATCAACCTCCCGTAGAGGCTCGCAATCCAACCCAGCATCAGAAATGCAAACAAAAAATACCCAAAACTCCATGACAACACACACGACTCGTTATTCCCGCTGTTATTACTACTGGTACTCAAAAGAGTGTTACTAGTGCTACTATTATGCTTGCTACTGCTATTGTTGCCGTAAAATCTCTGCCACTtgcaccaccaccaccatccGCCGCCGCCTGACCCCGACACCACAATTGGGCTGGACCCCATCTCAAtacagagaaaagaaaaaagaaacagaaaaacaGTCCCTTGTtaaaatgaaaagtcaaaagtcaactctcaagCGGCTGGCACTCCCGGCTAAGATCTCATCACGGCCGCTGCTGGGTAGCTTTGCATGTCAACTGACattatcaattttttcaatcaagaaaataTTTAAGAAGGCAAGAAAATCTCAACTAGCTGTTATTGTTGTGATTTTCagcaaaaaaaacaaaaagaaatgaCAACTGGGTTCTATCTTTTCTGCCAGTGGATATCAGTCCCGGTGTGAGCCCTTGAATTCGAATTTGGGTATACGTTTTATTTAATTTGGAAAACTGGGAAAGGGAGTTGAAGAAAGTGGTGCGGTGGGGAAGGAAAAGGTGGCAGGAGGAAGAAGCGGGGGCTGTGTTTGGTTTCTTTGGACTGTTTGTCCGAGACAGAACAGAACGTTACGAAGAGAAAACAGAGAAGCTGTACTGGTGGGCTTCGTTGTTATATAGTAGTACTAGTTCACTACTCAAGAACTCGGAgtcttcttttgtttgtttgtttttttttttttttgtgattatttatattaattaataagaaagaattatttTTGGGTCTACTTACGTGCAAGAAAGCATGTGTGGATATAAAGGGGAAGAATTAGGCCTTAATTTTTGATGTAT contains:
- the LOC113761002 gene encoding glycosyltransferase family protein 64 protein C5, whose protein sequence is MGSSPIVVSGSGGGGWWWWCKWQRFYGNNSSSKHNSSTSNTLLSTSSNNSGNNESCVLSWSFGYFLFAFLMLGWIASLYGRLMLTPNVRTTLSTLGCQEDGEGSWSIGVFYGDSPFSLKPIEDMNIWRDKSAAWPVANPVVTCASASEAGFPSNFVADPFLYVQGDVLYLFFETKNSITMQGDIGVARSVDKGATWQQLGIALDEDWHLSYPYVFDYNGHIYMMPEGSANGDLRLYRAVNFPVEWTFDKVIMKKPMVDSFIIPHGGKYWLFGSDHSGIGTKKNGQLEIWYSTSPLGPWRPHKKNPIYNTDKSMGARNGGRPFVHDGNLYRIGQDCGETYGRRIRVFRVEILTTDEFKEVEVSLGTEEPTKGRNAWNGLRNHHLDVQQLSSGEWVGVLDGDRVPSGDTNRRFVLGCASVMAVAALVILVGLLLGAVKCLVPLSWCPHNMGKRSDALLSWEKPNLLSSKLRLFCSRLNRASSILRAKVNLNTCTGRLVIILTIMASMALMCLGVGYIYGGSGAQEPYPLNDHYSQFTLLTMTYDARLWNLKMYIKHYSRCSSVREIVVVWNKGKRPELSEFDSAVPVRIREEEENSLNNRFKMDPKIKTRAVLELDDDIMMTCDDIERGFKVWREHPDRIVGFYPRLVNGSPLKYRAEKHARRHNGYNMILTGAAFMDGRMAFERYWSKEAMAGRQVVQKYFNCEDVLLNYLYANASSSQTVEYVRPAWAIDTSKFSGVAISRNTNAHYHVRSNCLRIFAKMYGSLTDRKSEFSRRKDGWDV